A single Tamandua tetradactyla isolate mTamTet1 chromosome X, mTamTet1.pri, whole genome shotgun sequence DNA region contains:
- the LOC143671318 gene encoding translationally-controlled tumor protein-like: MIIYWDLISHDEMFSDIYKIREITDGLCLEVEGKMVSRTEGGIDDALIGGNASAEGPEGEGTESTVITGVDIVMNHHLQETSFTKEAYKKYIKVYMKSIKGKLEEQRPERVKPFMTGAAEQIKHILANFKNYQFYIGENMNPDGMVALLDYHEDGVTPYMIFFKDGLEMEKC, encoded by the coding sequence ATGATCATCTACTGGGACCTCATCAGCCATGATGAGATGTTCTCCGACATTTACAAGATTCGGGAGATCACAGATGGGCTGTGCCTGGAGGTGGAGGGAAAGATGGTCAGTAGGACAGAGGGTGGCATTGATGATGCTCTCATTGGTGGAAATGCCTCTGCCGAAGGTCCGGAGGGTGAAGGTACCGAAAGCACAGTCATCACTGGTGTTGATATTGTCATGAACCATCACTTGCAGGAAACCAGTTTCACAAAAGAAGCCTACAAGAAGTACATCAAAGTTTACATGAAATCAATCAAAGGCAAGCTTGAAGAACAGAGACCAGAAAGAGTAAAACCTTTTATGACAGGGGCTGCAGAACAAATCAAGCACATCCTTGCTAATTTCAAAAACTACCAGTTCTATATTGGTGAAAACATGAATCCAGATGGCATGGTTGCTCTCCTGGACTACCATGAGGATGGTGTGACCCCATATATGATTTTCTTTAAGGATGgtttagaaatggagaaatgtTAA